In Populus nigra chromosome 1, ddPopNigr1.1, whole genome shotgun sequence, one genomic interval encodes:
- the LOC133677236 gene encoding 7-deoxyloganetin glucosyltransferase-like yields the protein MGSLAPADKPHAVCVPFPAQGHINPMLKLAKLLHFKGFHVTFVNTEYNHKRLLKSRGTNSLDGFPDFQFETIPDGLPSSDIADATQDIPSLCKYTSQTALAPLCDLIAKLNSSGVVPQVTCIVADACMSFTLDAAEEFGIPEAVFWTPSACGVLGYSQYRPLIERGLIPLKDARDLTNGYLETPVDWIPGMKDIRLKDLPTFIRTTDVNDVMLQFLKREIDRTSRASAVILNTFDSFEQDVLDALSPMFPPIYTVGPLQLLVDQIPNGDLKNIGSNLWKEQPECIEWLDSKEPKSVVYVNFGSITVITPQQMIEFAWGLANSNQTFLWIIRPDIVVGEAAMLPPEFLSETKDRGMLVSWCPQEQVLKHPSIGGFLSHMGWNSTLDSICGGVPMVCWPFFAEQQTNCRLACTDQWGIGMEIDNNVKRDEVEKLVRELMEGEKGKAMRKKAMEWKTKAEEAALAGNGSHRNLDQLVKALSNKKIS from the exons ATGGGTTCCTTAGCTCCGGCTGATAAACCTCATGCTGTGTGCGTCCCTTTTCCAGCTCAGGGTCACATAAACCCAATGCTCAAACTAGCAAAACTACTCCACTTCAAAGGCTTTCACGTAACCTTTGTTAATACAGAGTATAACCACAAACGCTTACTCAAGTCTAGAGGCACCAACTCCCTTGATGGCTTCCCAGACTTCCAGTTTGAGACAATCCCTGACGGTCTTCCATCATCAGATATTGCTGATGCCACTCAAGATATCCCATCTCTTTGCAAATACACCTCCCAAACTGCTTTAGCCCCACTATGTGATCTTATTGCCAAGCTCAACTCCTCAGGTGTTGTGCCCCAGGTGACATGTATTGTCGCTGATGCTTGCATGAGTTTCACTCTTGATGCAGCTGAAGAATTTGGAATTCCTGAAGCAGTGTTTTGGACACCTAGCGCCTGTGGTGTTTTGGGCTACTCGCAGTATCGTCCTCTCATCGAAAGAGGCTTAATACCTCTGAAAG ATGCGAGGGATCTAACAAATGGCTACTTAGAAACACCAGTAGATTGGATTCCAGGAATGAAAGATATCCGCTTGAAGGATCTTCCAACTTTTATCAGAACTACAGACGTAAACGACGTCATGCTGCAATTCCTGAAAAGAGAAATAGACAGAACTTCAAGAGCTTCTGCTGTCATTCTTAACACATTCGACTCCTTCGAACAAGATGTTTTGGATGCTCTCTCCCCAATGTTTCCTCCGATTTACACTGTTGGTCCTCTTCAATTGCTTGTTGATCAGATTCCAAATGGTGATCTGAAAAATATTGGCTCCAATCTTTGGAAAGAACAGCCAGAGTGTATTGAATGGCTTGATTCcaaagaaccaaaatctgtggtGTACGTAAATTTTGGTAGCATCACTGTAATAACACCCCAGCAAATGATAGAATTTGCTTGGGGACTAGCCAACAGCAACCAAACTTTCTTATGGATAATAAGACCTGATATTGTTGTAGGTGAAGCAGCAATGTTGCCACCTGAATTTTTATCTGAAACAAAGGATAGAGGCATGCTTGTAAGCTGGTGTCCCCAAGAACAAGTTTTGAAGCATCCTTCCATAGGAGGGTTTCTAAGTCACATGGGGTGGAATTCAACGTTGGACAGTATCTGTGGTGGCGTGCCAATGGTTTGTTGGCCATTTTTCGCTGAGCAACAGACCAACTGTAGGCTTGCCTGTACTGATCAATGGGGCATTGGCATGGAGATAGATAACAATGTGAAAAGAGATGAAGTGGAGAAACTTGTGAGAGAATTAATGGAGGGAGAGAAAGGAAAAGCAATGAGAAAGAAGGCAATGGAATGGAAAACCAAGGCAGAGGAGGCAGCTTTGGCCGGTAATGGTTCTCATCGGAACCTGGATCAATTGGTAAAAGCTCTTTCTAACAAGAAAATAAGTTAG